A genomic window from Streptomyces sp. WMMC940 includes:
- a CDS encoding helix-turn-helix transcriptional regulator, whose product MLETSARLLRLLSLLQAHREWSGAELADRLGVTARTVRRDVDRLRELGYPVNASPGTGGGYQLGAGAELPPLLLDDEEAVAVAVGLRTAAGNGVEGIGEASVRALAKLEQVLPHRLRRRVGALNAFTVPMLRAPRDQADPSVLTELANACRDGERLRFVYRDHNGSTSRRTVDPHRLVCTERRWYLVAWDVDREDWRTFRVDRVTPKPPHGPRVPPRNPPAEDLAAYVARGVSTATYAETAVIRLLVPVERAAAVVSPSTGVLEAEGPGSCLLRTGAGSLDVMVVHVVLMGFDFEVVEPVELTEHIRTVRDRLGRALDAAG is encoded by the coding sequence ATGCTGGAGACCTCGGCGCGACTTCTGCGCCTGCTGTCCTTGTTGCAGGCCCACCGTGAATGGTCCGGGGCCGAACTCGCCGACCGGTTGGGCGTCACCGCGCGCACCGTGCGCCGGGACGTCGACCGACTGCGCGAACTCGGTTACCCGGTCAACGCCAGCCCCGGCACCGGCGGTGGCTACCAGCTCGGCGCCGGTGCCGAACTGCCGCCCCTGCTGCTCGACGACGAGGAGGCCGTCGCCGTCGCCGTCGGGCTGCGCACCGCGGCGGGGAACGGCGTCGAGGGCATCGGGGAGGCGTCCGTACGCGCCCTGGCCAAGCTCGAACAGGTGCTGCCCCACCGGCTGCGCCGCCGGGTGGGCGCGCTCAACGCCTTCACGGTGCCGATGCTGCGCGCGCCGCGGGACCAGGCGGACCCCTCCGTCCTGACCGAGCTGGCGAACGCCTGCCGCGACGGCGAGCGGCTGCGCTTCGTGTACCGCGACCACAACGGCTCGACGAGCCGCCGGACCGTCGACCCCCACCGGCTCGTCTGCACCGAGCGCCGCTGGTACCTCGTCGCCTGGGACGTCGACCGCGAGGACTGGCGTACCTTCCGCGTCGACCGGGTCACCCCGAAACCGCCGCACGGGCCGCGCGTCCCGCCGCGCAACCCGCCCGCCGAGGACCTCGCCGCCTACGTGGCCCGGGGGGTGTCGACGGCGACGTACGCGGAGACGGCGGTGATCAGGCTGCTGGTACCCGTCGAGCGCGCGGCCGCGGTCGTGTCGCCCTCCACAGGGGTACTGGAGGCCGAGGGGCCCGGCAGCTGTCTGCTGCGCACCGGTGCCGGCAGCCTGGACGTGATGGTCGTTCACGTGGTGCTGATGGGCTTCGACTTCGAGGTGGTCGAGCCGGTGGAGCTGACCGAGCACATCAGGACCGTCCGGGACCGTCTGGGCCGGGCTCTGGACGCCGCCGGCTGA